Within the Vigna radiata var. radiata cultivar VC1973A unplaced genomic scaffold, Vradiata_ver6 scaffold_500, whole genome shotgun sequence genome, the region AGTTACCCTAATCATAAATATGCTAATGTGGAACTTACTATATACTAATATCTACATATTATTATAGagttgaattacatatttttcaaatgatttCCTTATGTATTTAACGGACTTCTTTGGAAGTGAAGTAGTAGAATTGAATCTTTGCATAAGACAGAGTGAtttcaattagtgtatatgaattctaaactatagagaaaaaaaatcaataaaaccaAATATTATTGTTTCTCATCCATTTGTAACATGGCCATGAATAGTGGTCATCATCCAATACATGATGTAGTAATCATATTgatatgacccattttgtctaTTACACTACAGTATATCATcatttttcaaccaaaaaccTTCATTTTGATTAAGATGGATGCAGCTTCATCTTAGAACAAATTTTGGTTTGTCTTAGATTTTTTGTATCATATGTATGACTTCTTCAATTGTAGGTGTACTGATGGAAACAAATTTCcgatatattttgtaaagaacATTTTTGTATTATGAGTTTTTTAGAGTATAAATATTAGTATGGATGCACACcaatattaaatgattatatgTTTAGGTGAATTTTAGAATACTATAAGTTGAACTAATATGTGATGAGTTatataacattttcttttaaacactAGCTCACTGTGTTATCTTTTTTGTTATCTTTGGtgtattgtttgttttatttatttattttattgctaTAATCACTTGGTgtgaatatatgaaaaatagatCTTAAAGCATTTCTGACGAAAGATGGTGATgctgtaaaatatttttatagttgtCTAGtggttatttttaattcttttagatatatttattatcaccattattttttttaaaataattgtgttaatatttataagttgagaaaaaattatttttttccagTATATGCTAAAATTTagatattacaaatttaaatgttGACGTagcttattttttattttaaaagttgttaACATCACATTAGAAACTTAACCAACTAGtacatgattattattttaacattaccAACTCTGATAGATTTTATATTAGACCCTTACTTTTTTTTAccattaatcttttttattataacagcTTATATGCCTATTCTTGTAGTGTAATTATTACTTGTTATATGTCAATAACTGATACTAATTTAAATGTCagaataagttttattttaaataaaaaggaaaaatgagaaaattaaataaaatacaagaaaaaaaaacttagaattAATTTTAAGGATTTGAGTTCAAGATGATGAGTATATTTTGATGGAAACGAATGAGGCCTTATGTGTTAAATTTGGTGCAAacattgaaaaatgatattttaacatcatttttttgacaccattttgacactgcacacgtgtcaaaatgtgattggacgatttcaaattcaaaaaataaactttggtttttctcttccaaatatacctcTGCTTCaactttttgaatttgaaatcgtccaatcatattttgatacatgtgtcaaaatagtgtcaaaaaatggtgttaaaatatcatttttctttttttaataatgtgtgATCCTATGTAGACTTGTACGTACTATCATGATGTATTGGGTGCGGCTCTTATGCGAAGTTTAAGTCTTTCTCTGGTTAATTATactatcaattataatataatattagctTTCATGCAAACAGGTGTAACTGCATATTATCTTTTCTGTTTtggagaaaaggtttttaacatcggttattattatttgacaattttcataaaaataaaatgatcttaatcttatatttctaaaataaaataaaaaaaagtagtgaataatattgttaaaataggagtaaattttattttttttcaaataccaGTAATATTATTCCCAATATAGACTTCTAAATCCACAATCAAGCTAGAAGCACCATATAACTAAATCCAAGGGACAAGGTGGTAATTACAAGAACTCTCCAACTTCCACAATAACCAGAATTGGATTCAATGTTCTGTTGAAGAATCTTGGTCTTGTCGGAGTTGGAGAGTTGTATCTTTCGTTGTTGTGATGGCAAAATGTAAGGGTACATAACAGAGTCATTCAAGAAAGAGTGGTCAAGTCCAAGTAAATGTCCAATCTCATGCATCGCCACACTCTCCAAGTCCAGAACATCATCCTCCCACGACAAGCTGTTGTTTTCACTGGGCAGCGCCCAGGACCTGTTCGCGTTGAGACGTATCTCCGCCGTCTTCACGCTTAACGGAGATTCCTCCCTTATAAAGCTGATGCCAAACACATCGACGTCAAAGTCATAGATGTCATCGAGTACGTAGAATCCAACCTTAATGTCAGCGTCATCGTACTTTGTCTGCGTGAGGTTCAAAAGCCCTGTGGCATTCGCCCACCGCGTGAATGCCTGTCCGAACACTTTCATGGCGTTGTCCGGGATATCACTTTCCGGCAGAAAACCGTACGTGAGGTTTTTCTTTTGGGACCACTGGTTACCGGCTTTGGGCCACGACACGTTTTCGGTGAAGCCGTAGTCGAAATTCCTGTCGGGGACAGCACATCGGGGTAGTGAGATTAGTTGTAATGTCTCGTTGTTTAGTTTGCCGGTAACTGTGAGATTGAAAGATTGCTGGTAGGTCTGGATGGCTGATACTGTTGGCTGGTCCAAAAAATCGTCGAATGTCTCAGAAAATTGAAGGTAGCCAAAGTTATAAAAGTACTCTTTGATTCGAGACAAGCCTTCGATTTTCTGTAGTGTTTGGTTTTGTTGTGGAGAAGAAAAGTTGTGTTGGTGGATATAGTCAAAAACCGTTTTGGCAGTTCTTTTTCCCCACTTGTATCCGATTTGGCCAATTTGGCGAATTTTATAAACAGGAGGAACCGCATTCGCCAAAAGGGCTTGgtggagaaggagaaggaacaATAATAGGAACGCAGAAAGGTTTGGTTTCATTTTGATAGATATATGATTAGCTCTTGGTGGATATGAGAAGAGTTGGGAAATAATATATAGAGGAAGGTGTGGGTGAGGGTTTCGAATTcgactattttttattattatttttttcatatggaGCCCTATTTGCTTCTAATATTTACCACAactatttattcattatttatgattcttcaatttttttttttttttttgaaatgatGAGATTACAGATTCATAAGATTTTTCATAGAGAAACTTGTACTTTCCATATGGACTTGTATAAGTGGATCACTAAAATCGACCTTTGactttaatatcatttataagttttttcaaaaaaggaATGATAAGAGAAATGCAACAAGATTAGAGAAATGAAACATAGatgttataatgttatttttagattttttttctaaattacttgTATTTGTACATATGTTGTAggtattattaatttgaatttatgtataagtttatatttaacttGTCCATTAAATTGTACTCATAcgtatgttttatatattatatgtttttttttcaatttaatttggactttttctttaaataataaaatattattttttaaatatttgtgggtTGAAAATAGATATTCAATaaggttgaaaaaaattcacaaatttttttatgcatattcAACCGATAGTGAGACGAGTAACGGGTATAATTTTTGACATATCAATTAGATTGCAAGTGACCCATCCATTGTCATtcttgtcaaaattttaaagagGACTTAg harbors:
- the LOC106778642 gene encoding metalloendoproteinase 1-like, which encodes MKPNLSAFLLLFLLLLHQALLANAVPPVYKIRQIGQIGYKWGKRTAKTVFDYIHQHNFSSPQQNQTLQKIEGLSRIKEYFYNFGYLQFSETFDDFLDQPTVSAIQTYQQSFNLTVTGKLNNETLQLISLPRCAVPDRNFDYGFTENVSWPKAGNQWSQKKNLTYGFLPESDIPDNAMKVFGQAFTRWANATGLLNLTQTKYDDADIKVGFYVLDDIYDFDVDVFGISFIREESPLSVKTAEIRLNANRSWALPSENNSLSWEDDVLDLESVAMHEIGHLLGLDHSFLNDSVMYPYILPSQQRKIQLSNSDKTKILQQNIESNSGYCGSWRVLVITTLSLGFSYMVLLA